One segment of Manihot esculenta cultivar AM560-2 chromosome 4, M.esculenta_v8, whole genome shotgun sequence DNA contains the following:
- the LOC110614163 gene encoding CEN-like protein 2, whose protein sequence is MAKTSTDPLVVGRVIGDVIDYFTPVVKMTVSYNSNKQVYNGHELFPSAVTHKPKVEVQGGDMRSFFTLVMTDPDVPGPSDPYLREHLHWLVTDIPGTTDATFGRELVSYEMPRPNIGIHRFVFLLFKQQRRQTVATPSSRDKFNTRKFAEENGLGLPVAAVFFNAQRETAARRR, encoded by the exons ATGGCCAAGACTTCAACAGATCCTCTTGTTGTTGGGAGGGTAATTGGAGATGTGATTGATTATTTCACCCCAGTTGTGAAAATGACAGTCTCTTATAATTCCAACAAGCAGGTTTATAATGGCCATGAACTTTTCCCTTCCGCTGTAACTCACAAACCTAAGGTTGAGGTCCAGGGTGGTGATATGAGATCCTTTTTCACTCTG GTCATGACAGACCCAGATGTGCCAGGTCCCAGTGACCCATACCTGAGGGAGCACTTGCACTG GTTAGTTACAGACATTCCAGGCACCACAGATGCCACATTTG GAAGGGAATTGGTGAGCTACGAGATGCCTAGGCCAAACATAGGGATTCATAGGTTTGTGTTCCTTCTGTTCAAGCAACAAAGAAGACAGACAGTGGCCACACCAAGCTCAAGGGATAAATTTAACACAAGAAAATTTGCAGAGGAAAATGGACTAGGCCTGCCTGTAGCAGCTGTGTTCTTTAATGCTCAGAGGGAAACTGCTGCAAGGAGACGTTGA